The nucleotide sequence CTAGTTTGGGTTCAGAGTTTTTATAAGCCTGTAGTTTAGATGAACTGGAACAGCTTATCAATAAAATAGCTATAAGGATAATTAAGAATGATTTAACGAGTTTCATGTGTACTATCTCCTAAAGAATAAGTATTTGAATATTGAAATTTAATAACGAGACTTTACCTCTAAATGAGCCTGAGACGGTGCTTAAGGATTGACTTGATTTTAACTGGATTCTAATACGACTTAGATTTCGGACCTGCGGAATTCTGCGCTATGAATTTTTCTGCATCTTCAATCAAGAGTTGTTTTTTCTCAGCAGACATTTTCTCAAGATTTCTGAGTGGCATAAAAAGACGGTGGTTATTTTTTAATTTATCTTTATTTCTATCTAAAAAATACCAATATAAATAATTGAATGGACAAGCATCTTCACCACTCTTTTCTTTTACTTTATAGGAACAATTCTTGCAGAAATCGGACATTTTATTTATGTAGTTCCCACTTGCTGCATAGGGTTTAGTCGCTAATAAACCACCATCCGCATAGAGCGCCATACCATAAGTATTGGGGAGCTCCACCCACTCATAGGCATCATCGTATACGGCTAGGTACCATTCATGGACCTGTATGGGATTAATTCCCATAAGCAAGGCTAGGTTACCTGTGACCATGAGTCGTTGTATATGATGAGAATAGGCTGTTTCCATTGTTTGTTTGACTACTTTACTGACGCAGTTCATTCGCGTTTTCCCACTCCAATAGAAGTCAGGTAAACTCCTATTGGCATTGAAGTGATTGCTTTCTAAATAATCGGGCATTTTGAGCCAATAAATACCGCGTATATACTCCCTCCAACCAATGACTTGCCTAATGAAGCCTTCGATTGAGTAGAGGATTTCATTATTATCAATAGGGATTTTTAAAACTCGCTCACAAACTTCCCTTGAGGTGAGCAACCCACAATTTATGAGATGGGAAATCCTGCTATGAAAAAGCAGTTTTTCGCCATCAACCATAGCATCTTGGTAAGTTCCAAAATGCGGTATGAGTTCCACTGCAAAAAATTCCAAACACTCTAAGGCTTGTTCACGATTGATACATTCTTGAAAATTATCAATCGAACCAAAACGATTGTCAAAATACTTTTCAAGTAATGTGATAACTTCCTTGGTAATTGCATCCGGAGGAAATAGAGGGCGCTGTGGAATAGCGTACTTACTGTCGTAGCGATTCCGGTTTTTAGAATCAAAATTCCATTTCCCACCTAGGGGCTTTCCTTGCTCCATGAGATAGGAGGTATTTTTTCTCATGAAGCGATAAAAATTCTCCATCAGTAGATTGTTTTTATCCTTGGCGTAATCGGCAAATTCATCTTTACTCAAGTAAAAACGCTTATCGGAATAGATTTTCACTGGTATCTCGAGCTGCTCTTCCCAAGTTAAAATTTCTTGCTGAAGTCGGTATTCACCCAGTTCGGTAATATGCAGACAATCAAATTTTCCTTGATCAATTAAAAAACGTAAATTATCTTGAAAACTCTGCAGATTATCGCTATCATCTAACTTATAATAACGCGTCTTGAAACCTTGTTTTTTTAGATCCTGTTCAAAATGGCGCATTGCCGAAAATAGAAAAAGAAGCTTTCTTTTATGATGGGGCAGG is from Lentisphaera profundi and encodes:
- a CDS encoding cryptochrome/photolyase family protein encodes the protein MKSIRLIFGDQLSLSLASLENCNYENDLIVMMEVKQEADALPHHKRKLLFLFSAMRHFEQDLKKQGFKTRYYKLDDSDNLQSFQDNLRFLIDQGKFDCLHITELGEYRLQQEILTWEEQLEIPVKIYSDKRFYLSKDEFADYAKDKNNLLMENFYRFMRKNTSYLMEQGKPLGGKWNFDSKNRNRYDSKYAIPQRPLFPPDAITKEVITLLEKYFDNRFGSIDNFQECINREQALECLEFFAVELIPHFGTYQDAMVDGEKLLFHSRISHLINCGLLTSREVCERVLKIPIDNNEILYSIEGFIRQVIGWREYIRGIYWLKMPDYLESNHFNANRSLPDFYWSGKTRMNCVSKVVKQTMETAYSHHIQRLMVTGNLALLMGINPIQVHEWYLAVYDDAYEWVELPNTYGMALYADGGLLATKPYAASGNYINKMSDFCKNCSYKVKEKSGEDACPFNYLYWYFLDRNKDKLKNNHRLFMPLRNLEKMSAEKKQLLIEDAEKFIAQNSAGPKSKSY